GCCCCAGGTAAAGTGGCTGGTCTTCACCATCAATTCGTTCAGCGGGCAGAATTTTGCGGCGGTTCGCAACGCGTTTTGCCGACTGGTCGACGACACCACCGGGCAGGAACTCGCCCGCTACGACCTCGGCGCGGTGGGAGCCGCCACCGCGATGATCATGACAAAGCTCACACGTCAGGACGACGGCTGGCAACTGACCGCCCTGGGAGAGCCGGGAAGCGGCATGACCGTGCGGGCGATGGTCAAACCTGCCCTCAGGCTGCTGTAGAGCAACAATCGGGCGTGGGGAAGTTATTTTCCTGGTTCAGAGGGTGGCTTTGCGCCAGCGGCCCGACCAGAAGCGCCACGCATAGCAGGTCGACAGCAGCGTGATATACATCAGCGCCGCTGCCCACGCGCCCGCCACCCCGTAACGCGGAGCGAGCCACGCGGCCCCCGGCACCATCAGCAGCCACGCGCCGCCCAGCGTGACCAGCAGGCGGAAGCGCGTATCGCCCGCGCCGCTGAGTGCTCCGCCCAGCACAATTCCCACGCCGTCCAGCAGCATGTATCCCGACATGACCGCCAGCACCGACGCGCCCAGTTCCAGCACCCTGGGGTCGTTGTTGAACAGGCCGATCAGCGTGCGCGGAATCAACAGGAAGGCCAGTGTAAGCAGCAGCATCAGGCCCGCAGACAGCCCAGCGCCGCGCCAGCCGATGCGGGCTGCCAGATCGGGCCGACCCGCCCCCAGTGACCGTGAAACCAGGCTGGACGTGCTGGCACTCAGGGCAAAAGCGGGCAGAAAGCCGAAACTGGCAAACTGGTTGGCGATCTGCGAGGCGGCCAGTTCGGTGGGGCCAAGGCGGGCGATGATGCCCAGAAAAACGGTGAAAGCACCGACATCGGCCAGATCGGTCAGACCGGCGGGCAGGGAGATACGCAGCACAGAACGCACTTCTCCGCCGTTTGGATGCAGGAACCACAGTCGCCCGTATTGAGGCCGGTACAGCCGCAGCACCAGCAAGAACGACAGCAGTCCCTGTAGATCGACGGCGATCAGGCTGGCCCACGCCGCGCCCGCCACGCCCCAGCGGAAGCCGAAGACGAACAGGGCTGCCAGCGCCGCATTCACCGTCACCAGCATCCACGACAGCAGCATCGGCGTTCTGGTGTTGCCCAGCCCCAGCATGATCGACACGCTGGCCGTGCCGATCAGCACGAAGGGGATTTCGAGGATGCGGATGTGGGCGTAGGTCTGCGCGACGCTGGCGATGGCGGGCGCGGCGTGAAGCAGCGTCAGCACCGTGCTCACCAGCCACGGGCCGATAAAGGTGAGAGGGACGC
This region of Deinococcus ruber genomic DNA includes:
- a CDS encoding MATE family efflux transporter; translated protein: MPESIAPPRADHVPADLPDPQHLPSGPDAAESLAPQGTTRELATLAWPLILSNLAYTAVGFTDTLYMGRLGVVEVGAVGLASLVLFTVSLLFRSALNTASTFVARALGAGDSDGIRRWAGIFLSLSLIGVPLTFIGPWLVSTVLTLLHAAPAIASVAQTYAHIRILEIPFVLIGTASVSIMLGLGNTRTPMLLSWMLVTVNAALAALFVFGFRWGVAGAAWASLIAVDLQGLLSFLLVLRLYRPQYGRLWFLHPNGGEVRSVLRISLPAGLTDLADVGAFTVFLGIIARLGPTELAASQIANQFASFGFLPAFALSASTSSLVSRSLGAGRPDLAARIGWRGAGLSAGLMLLLTLAFLLIPRTLIGLFNNDPRVLELGASVLAVMSGYMLLDGVGIVLGGALSGAGDTRFRLLVTLGGAWLLMVPGAAWLAPRYGVAGAWAAALMYITLLSTCYAWRFWSGRWRKATL